A genomic stretch from Salvelinus namaycush isolate Seneca chromosome 25, SaNama_1.0, whole genome shotgun sequence includes:
- the LOC120020427 gene encoding alpha-tocopherol transfer protein-like — protein sequence MKSGEDTDYEGDLNSLPDDSNFVKPYLLELRQRAQKDIIDPQQSLNWSESFLIKFLRARDFNVELSLKLLVNYQRWRRECPEISANLQPSSVLGLLQNNYHGVLRDRDLSGSRVLIYRIGQWNPKDFTVYEVFRVSLITSELIVQETETQRNGLKAIFDMQGWCFAHALQINPSLAKRISSVLTDSFPLKVRGIHLINEPIFFRPVFAMLRPFLPDKIKQRIHMHGSTFKETLRDFFSEDILPQEYGGSGPSMEEVCQEWTSHILQSEELLTQLSIYPAGDEVTSDPEPDSQSAYSS from the exons ATGAAGTCCGGAGAGGACACGGATTACGAGGGAGACCTAAATAGTTTGCCCGACGACTCCAACTTTGTCAAACCTTATTTATTAGAACTGAGACAGAGGGCACAGAAAGACATCATCGACCCGCAGCAAAGCTTGAATTGGTCCGAAAGTTTTCTAATAAAGTTTCTGCGAGCGAGAGACTTTAATGTTGAGCTGTCACTGAAG CTACTCGTTAATTACCAGCGTTGGAGGAGAGAGTGCCCAGAGATCAGTGCCAACCTGCAGCCGTCCTCTGTCCTGGGACTCCTCCAGAATAACTACCATGGAGTGCTGAGGGACCGGGACCTCAGCGGCAGCAGAGTGCTCATCTATAGGATCG GCCAGTGGAACCCCAAAGACTTCACAGTGTACGAGGTGTTCCGTGTCAGTCTGATCACATCTGAGCTGATCGTCCAGGAGACGGAGACCCAGAGGAATGGACTAAAAGCCATTTTTGACATGCAGGGATGGTGCTTCGCTCACGCCCTCCAGATCAACCCCTCCTTGGCCAAGAGGATCTCCTCTGTGCTCACG GACTCGTTCCCTCTGAAGGTGCGAGGAATCCATCTGATCAACGAGCCCATATTCTTCAGACCCGTCTTCGCCATGCTCCGCCCATTTCTGCCTGATAAGATTAAACAGCGG ATCCACATGCATGGCAGCACCTTCAAAGAGACTCTGAGGGATTTCTTCTCCGAAGACATCCTCCCCCAGGAGTACGGGGGCAGCGGTCCCTCCATGGAAGAGGTGTGTCAGGAGTGGACCTCCCACATCCTGCAGTCTGAGGAACTCCTCACCCAGCTCTCCATCTACCCTGCAGGAGATGAGGTCACCTCTGACCCAGAACCTGACAGCCAGTCTGCCTACAGCTCCTGA
- the LOC120020426 gene encoding xenotropic and polytropic retrovirus receptor 1 homolog, whose product MKFTEHLSAHITPEWRKQYIQYEAFKDMLYSAQDQAPSIEVTDEDTVKRYYAKFEEKFFQACEKELAKINTFYSEKLAEAQRRFATLQNELQSSLDAQRESSMQGLRRRRKAVFHLSQQERCKHRNIKDLQLAFSEFYLSLILLQNYQNLNFTGFRKILKKHDKILETSRGADWRVAHVEVAPFYTCKKITQLISETEALVTQELEGGDRQRAMKRLRVPPLGAAQPAPAWTTFRVGLYCGVFLVLMVTVVITAAVVIENANVWPLVRIYRGGFLLIEFLFLLGINTYGWRQAGVNHVLIFELNPRNNLSHQHLFEIAGFLGVLWCVSILSCLFSKSILVPMQANPLVLYGFFLLFLINPFKTLYYKSRFWLLKLLFRVVTAPFHRVEFADFWLADQLNSLGVVLMDLEYLICFYSFELDWKQQDGLLQDSGGVCHSYSYGVRAVIQCLPAWFRFVQCLRRYRDSKRAFPHLVNAGKYSTTFFVVTFAALYSTHKENSASHNEAKIFFYLLIGCSIVSSCYTLVWDLKMDWGLFDRNAGDNTLLREEIVYPQKAYYYCAILEDVLLRFAWTIPLSLSTVSGIPSAADILATILAPLEVFRRFVWNFFRLENEHLNNCGEFRAVRDISVAPLNADDQTLLEQMMDQEDGVRNRLGKKNWKRSYSMSLRRPRLASQTKTRDTKVLIEDTDEDT is encoded by the exons gCTTTCAAGGATATGCTGTATTCTGCCCAGGACCAGGCTCCCTCTATCGAAG TCACAGACGAGGACACAGTCAAGAGATACTATGCCAAGTTTGAGGAGAAGTTCTTTCAGGCGTGTGAGAAGGAGCTGGCCAAAATCAACACATTCTACTCAG aaAAGCTAGCCGAGGCCCAGCGTCGTTTCGCCACTCTCCAAAATGAGCTGCAGTCGTCGCTGGACGCTCAGCGGGAAAGCAGCATGCAAGGCCTCCGTCGCCGCCGCAAGGCCGTCTTCCACCTGTCCCAGCAGGAGCGCTGCAAACACCGCAACATCAAGGACTTGCAGCTGGCCTTCTCCGAGTTTTACCTCAGCCTCATCCTGCTACAGAACTACCAG AATCTGAACTTCACAGGTTTCCGTAAAATCCTGAAGAAGCATGATAAGATCCTGGAGACGTCGCGGGGGGCCGACTGGCGCGTGGCCCATGTGGAGGTTGCCCCCTTCTACACCTGCAAGAAGATCACCCAGCTCATCTCTGAGACTGAG GCCCTGGTAACACAAGAgttggagggaggagacagacagcgAGCCATGAAGAGGCTACGAGTGCCACCACTGGGTGCTGCACAGCCTGCTCCGGCGTGGACCACCTTTAGGGTTGGGTTGTACTGTGGAGTCTTCCTAGTCCTCATGGTCACCGTCGTCATCACAG CTGCGGTTGTGATAGAGAATGCCAACGTGTGGCCACTGGTGAGGATCTACCGCGGCGGCTTCCTGCTGATCGAGTTCCTCTTCCTGTTGGGCATCAACACGTACGGCTGGCGCCAGGCAGGGGTTAACCACGTGCTTATCTTCGAGCTCAACCCACGCAACAACCTCTCCCACCAGCACCTCTTTGAG ATTGCTGGTTTCCTGGGGGTGCTGTGGTGTGTGAGCATCCTTTCCTGTCTGTTCTCCAAATCCATTCTGGTGCCCATGCAGGCCAACCCGCTGGTCCTCTACGGCTTCTTCTTACTCTTCCTCATCAACCCCTTCAAGACCCTCTACTACAAGTCACGCTTCTGGCTCCTCAAACTGCTG ttcCGTGTGGTGACAGCCCCGTTCCACAGGGTAGAGTTTGCAGACTTCTGGCTGGCTGACCAGCTCAACTCTCTAGGGGTGGTTCTGATGGACCTGGAGTACCTCATCTGTTTCTACAGCTTCGAGCTCGACTGGAAGCAACAGGACGGGCTACTGCAGGACA GTGGAGGCGTGTGTCACTCCTATTCGTACGGTGTGCGGGCCGTGATCCAGTGTCTACCGGCGTGGTTCCGCTTCGTGCAGTGTCTGCGCCGTTACCGTGACTCCAAACGGGCTTTCCCTCACCTGGTCAACGCCGGGAAATACTCGACCACTTTCTTCGTGGTCACCTTCGCTGCCCTGTACAGCACTCACAAAGAGAATT CTGCGAGTCACAACGAAGCTAAGATCTTCTTCTACCTGCTGATTGGCTGTTCCATAGTCAGTTCCTGTTACACCCTGGTGTGGGACCTGAAGATGGACTGGGGCCTGTTTGACCGAAACGCAGGCGATAACACCTTACTCCGAGAGGAGATCGTCTACCCCCAGAAA GCCTACTACTACTGTGCCATACTGGAGGATGTGTTGCTACGTTTTGCCTGGACGATACCCCTCTCCCTGAGCACAGTCAGTGGGATACCCTCTGCTGCAGACATCCTGGCCACCATCCTAGCCCCTCTGGAGGTCTTCAG ACGTTTTGTCTGGAACTTCTTCCGTCTGGAGAACGAGCACCTGAATAACTGTGGTGAGTTCCGAGCTGTGAGGGACATCTCAGTGGCTCCACTGAACGCTGATGACCAGACGCTGCTGGAGCAGATGATGGACCAGGAGGATGGAGTCCGGAACCGCCTAGGCAAGAAGAACTGGAAACGCTCCTACAGCATGTCTCTGAGACGGCCTCGCCTCGCTTCCCA gacCAAGACCCGGGACACCAAAGTTCTCATCGAGGACACTGACGAGGACACCTGA